A stretch of the Ptychodera flava strain L36383 chromosome 18, AS_Pfla_20210202, whole genome shotgun sequence genome encodes the following:
- the LOC139117135 gene encoding transcription initiation factor IIA subunit 2, with product MSYQLYRNTTLGNSLQESLDELIQSQQISPQLALQVLLQFDKAINNALSSRVKNRINLKGHLNTYRFCDNVWTFVLNDVEFREVTEMVKVDKVKIVAVDGKSSSALSGD from the exons ATGAGTTACCAACTTTACCGAAACACAACGCTTGGAAATAGCCTTCAAGAAAGCCTTGATGAACTTATTCAG TCACAGCAGATCAGTCCACAGTTAGCTCTCCAAGTACTACTACAGTTTGACAAGGCTATCAACAATGCATTGTCATCCAGGGTCAAAAACAGAATCAACCTCAAG GGTCACCTGAACACATACAGATTTTGTGATAATGTATGGACTTTTGTGCTAAATGATGTAGAATTCCGGGAGGTCACAGAAATGGTGAAGGTCGACAAAGTGAAGATCGTGGCAGTCGATGGCAAGAGTTCAAGTGCATTGAGTGGAGACTAA